From one Nonomuraea polychroma genomic stretch:
- a CDS encoding transposase family protein: protein MLFYRAAVDLSRSMLNYVAGMIRRHRKAIGSLWRILNPGQQALLVLVYLRKGETYTDLAAGFGVSTCTTWRYVEETVALLSARSSKLGQALRKAKRNGLHYLVLDGTLIRTDRIKADRPYFSGKHRVHGMNVQVIAPPDGTILWTSGALPGKTHELSAARIWGILRALEKAGIITLADKAYQRAEDPVLTPYKGKDKPESQKQANRSHAKLRGPGERANAQLKSWKILRKQRCSPSKASHLCKAIAVLQNHRVAQTV from the coding sequence GTGCTGTTCTATCGTGCTGCCGTCGATTTGTCGCGCTCAATGCTCAACTATGTCGCCGGGATGATCCGGCGCCACCGTAAGGCGATCGGATCGCTCTGGCGGATACTCAACCCCGGCCAGCAGGCCCTGCTGGTGCTGGTCTACCTGCGCAAAGGTGAGACGTACACCGACCTTGCGGCCGGTTTCGGAGTCTCAACGTGCACCACCTGGCGGTACGTGGAGGAGACGGTGGCGCTGTTGTCGGCGCGCTCATCCAAGCTCGGGCAGGCGTTACGGAAGGCGAAGCGGAACGGGCTGCACTATCTGGTGCTGGACGGCACGCTGATCCGTACCGACCGGATCAAGGCCGACCGGCCCTACTTCTCCGGCAAGCATCGCGTGCACGGGATGAACGTGCAGGTCATCGCCCCACCAGACGGGACCATCCTGTGGACCTCGGGCGCGCTGCCCGGCAAGACGCATGAGCTGAGCGCCGCCCGCATCTGGGGCATCCTGCGCGCGCTGGAAAAGGCAGGGATCATCACCCTGGCGGACAAGGCATATCAGAGGGCCGAGGACCCGGTCCTCACGCCCTACAAGGGCAAGGACAAGCCCGAGTCACAAAAGCAGGCCAACCGCTCCCACGCCAAGCTCCGCGGTCCCGGCGAACGCGCGAACGCCCAGCTGAAGAGCTGGAAAATCCTCCGCAAGCAACGTTGCAGCCCGTCCAAGGCCAGCCACCTCTGCAAGGCCATCGCCGTCCTTCAAAACCACCGCGTCGCGCAGACCGTATAG
- a CDS encoding RHS repeat-associated core domain-containing protein, with protein sequence MQIPAGKLNDGWLVRWRVRGETASGVAGPWSDWQPTRVDLNKPSIEGLGMDPAVRGTASWTAATLTPWLYAKVTDPENRRSVLNVEVEHDPTVAEQGSGLIWAGSSSTSYASGTNAWAVMPADKLKDGWLIRWRVRATTTSGMSSPWSDWVYAKISALPFETFSPANNSQVDTLTPVLSANARPLNEAPVKYWFQVCEGSAPNWTWCEDSKEWTTSGAWRVPDKKLAWGKTYSWMAKAATTYTTVTSAWRTFTPSPEQGSINALLAGGTQGRDFNHTSGNYAHTATDATVAVVGPPLSVTRTYNSLDLRTDGVFGAGWTTRWDMRIEVEPQGNLLVTYPSGEQLRFAPKGDGSFAAPAGTFATLAAETAGGWRLMDKSATSYWFDASGRLSKISDHRGRSQDLTRDADGKLTKVTATGGRSLTFTWTGSHVNSVSTDPVDGKALTWTYAYEGDQLIKVCPPTSDTACTTYAYTPASRYKSVVLDSAPEYYYRLNETATTTGTKVASSAGWNITEEQAKLTGTTPADLGVGVTGALGGSPDPAMRFKGAATSTFVQLPRSTISGQGGELAVEAWFKTTASGTIIGMQNSADNTPSAFTPVVYVGTDGKLRGQFYTGAHTPIISTAAVNDGTWHHVVLSGRKDTQTLFLDGAQIGTLSGEIKHGDQWETRIGSGYGSTAWPSTTTSTKVFPFNGDIDEVAVYGKALGTPTVQRHYAARNAQAQLTKVTMPSGRVDADNAYAADGGRLVTHVDANGGKWTLSERVYAKQTTISTFATVTVTDPHNRVVTYVSDAQRGNRPVSETDQVGATTKWAYDVGGYPAKVFDANNNVVELAYNARGNLLSKKTCRTAGANCSTEHYSYFIDADKPFDPRNDVKIAERDGRSASATDETYMTSWAYNAFGEEIKATTPATEDFPVGRTATKTYTDGTEAAANGGTMPAGLVKSAKDYKGNETVYAYTAAGDLAAETTPSGLVKRYAHDAIGRVISTTEISTAHPEGVTTAVTYDGLGRVLTKTGPGVKNEVTGKTHTLRWSATYDADGLVLTETSEDLTGGDEARTTTYTYDTYGRQETVTGPGGGIQRFAYDHKGQKVSSTDARGTTLHYTYTPRGELATTVLKGWTGSPVDPQPAADVVMESKAYDPAGRLASTTDAMGRTTAYTYYTDNLPFEAIAKGAKLNGSTTGRDVVLDSRVYDAAGQLTRQTASGGTLRIDAVYDAAGRISSRVVDPDVLARKSAFAYDANGNVIRATQTGAGTSRSEVTEYAYDALNKPIRQTVRNDGADLVTTLTTDDRGLVVGMTDPRGNGGGANAADFTTHVSYNALGLPVRMQLPAVQVERNGGAPASERPTSKIGYNTFGERTHQIDPEGRTTTATYDRAGRVTAQTLPSYTPPGGQLITPTATAEYDTAGQLIKATSSRGKTTTATYDALGRKVQVIDPPAAGAAAGTWTFGYDLLGEALWTVDPTGARSESTYDDLGRQITLSTIERKPTPGIYVTKLEYDDAGRLIKTTRPTGDSSTRAYDATGGLAKHTDALGNATTFGYDLAGRATTTTNALGLTSQALYDLAGRKIETRELDANGTVLRTRKIGYDLAGNPISNTSGEGHTVTRSFDAANRMTHLVEPVSATEQITSTFGYDAAGAQTRGTNGRGHSTYTAYNSLGLVETVIEPATAQHPDLKDRTWTATYDAGGNPTVTLAPGGVRVERTFDELNRLIKQTGTGAEAETEAKTFGYDQAGRLITANDLTFTLNDRGQLLKSSSAVAGDLNVYAYDANSRLVQRVDGTGTSTFTWDNGDRLTQSVDPVSGTTIDYSYDKANRLTGMAYGAGGARRTYSYDDLNRLTKDTLTTSAAAPIASIEYGYDLDDNMTSKTTAGTAGGGKNTYTYDWANRLTSWTGPDRVKTDYGWDAAGNRIKAGDKTYAYDERNRLTAGDGRTYIYTARGTLAEEGGGMVRITKFDAFERMVSDDSVQYDYDALDRVETRTQSGKTQRMTYDGTTNNLVTVTDGATGTKTAMFGRDALGRTLGLSDGAGAQLAFCDLRGDLIGAFTATGTSLIDSVAYNPFGEVITRTGAAHTLGYQGGYTDPSTGKINMAARWYQPTTGSFISRDTLTQNPDPSVQINRYTYTNDNPLTNIDPDGHKKQTAKKVTCPAGSKKGKGLICADAVVEYNDCRDAGNKKKHCQDMKVDYVECRNEKKTGKVLCSEYADNYIDCRIGSNGNHPATPRSHGTCSGANREQRRCSLERDRNSGYGASNSDCEIARNDYISCRGDKKNRDDHKICSEYAELNNKCRKHDASICGDNLNNMLKCYARGLSENECAFGANVNYHCRGSVKAGDLNNASICEATWNTFLEECVGISGLEKSGCTKGRDWQDVSYTICEKPANNYNCVGYISGKDAAAILENKENVDLLVFAAGMDLCAAVLGPGQPYIGGICGAAKVLADSVAKVIDQIKKDAIAEALAGSAKHGEAGGIQLVMNMSICTPVAYEAAVESHCDPKSPYAKKTTYKPL encoded by the coding sequence GTGCAGATTCCCGCCGGCAAGCTGAATGATGGCTGGCTGGTGCGATGGCGGGTCCGCGGTGAGACCGCCTCTGGCGTCGCAGGACCGTGGTCAGATTGGCAGCCGACAAGGGTTGACCTGAACAAGCCGTCGATCGAGGGACTCGGGATGGACCCAGCGGTACGAGGTACGGCATCGTGGACGGCTGCCACCTTGACGCCATGGCTCTACGCGAAAGTCACCGACCCGGAAAATCGTAGGTCCGTCCTCAACGTCGAGGTCGAACATGATCCGACCGTGGCGGAGCAGGGATCGGGCTTGATCTGGGCAGGCTCGTCGTCGACGTCGTATGCATCTGGTACGAACGCGTGGGCCGTGATGCCAGCCGATAAGTTGAAGGACGGCTGGCTGATTCGCTGGCGGGTTCGGGCTACCACGACCTCGGGCATGAGCAGCCCATGGTCGGACTGGGTGTATGCCAAGATCAGTGCCCTGCCGTTCGAGACGTTCTCGCCGGCGAACAATAGCCAGGTTGACACGTTGACGCCGGTGCTGTCGGCGAACGCCCGCCCGTTGAACGAAGCGCCGGTGAAGTACTGGTTCCAGGTGTGTGAGGGCTCGGCGCCGAATTGGACGTGGTGCGAGGACTCCAAGGAGTGGACCACCTCGGGTGCATGGCGGGTGCCGGACAAGAAGTTGGCCTGGGGTAAGACGTACTCGTGGATGGCCAAGGCCGCCACGACCTACACAACGGTGACGTCGGCTTGGCGCACCTTCACCCCGTCTCCGGAGCAGGGCAGCATCAACGCGCTACTCGCCGGGGGCACGCAGGGCCGGGACTTCAACCACACTTCGGGCAACTACGCCCACACGGCGACCGACGCCACGGTGGCGGTGGTGGGTCCACCGCTGTCAGTGACCCGTACCTACAACAGCCTGGACCTGCGCACTGACGGTGTGTTCGGTGCGGGCTGGACCACCCGGTGGGACATGCGGATCGAGGTCGAGCCGCAGGGCAACCTGCTGGTGACCTACCCCTCGGGTGAGCAACTACGGTTTGCGCCCAAGGGCGACGGCAGCTTCGCCGCCCCAGCGGGCACGTTCGCCACTCTGGCCGCGGAGACGGCGGGCGGTTGGCGGCTGATGGACAAGTCCGCCACGTCCTACTGGTTCGACGCCTCCGGCCGTCTCTCCAAGATCAGTGACCATCGGGGACGGTCTCAGGACCTCACCCGCGACGCAGACGGCAAACTAACCAAGGTGACCGCGACAGGGGGCCGGTCGCTGACGTTCACCTGGACGGGCAGCCACGTGAACAGCGTGTCCACTGACCCGGTCGACGGCAAGGCGCTGACCTGGACCTACGCCTATGAAGGCGACCAGCTCATCAAGGTGTGCCCGCCGACCTCGGACACCGCATGCACCACCTACGCCTACACGCCGGCTTCGCGGTACAAGAGCGTCGTGCTGGACTCGGCGCCGGAGTACTACTACCGGCTGAACGAGACTGCCACCACGACCGGGACGAAGGTCGCCTCCTCGGCGGGCTGGAACATCACCGAGGAGCAGGCCAAGCTCACCGGCACCACCCCAGCCGACCTGGGCGTGGGCGTGACAGGTGCGTTGGGCGGGTCGCCGGATCCGGCGATGCGGTTCAAGGGCGCGGCCACCTCTACCTTCGTCCAGTTGCCCCGCTCGACGATCAGTGGGCAGGGTGGCGAGTTGGCGGTAGAAGCCTGGTTCAAGACCACTGCCTCCGGCACGATCATCGGGATGCAGAACTCGGCCGACAACACCCCGTCGGCGTTCACCCCGGTGGTGTATGTCGGCACTGACGGCAAGCTGCGCGGCCAGTTCTACACCGGTGCGCACACTCCGATCATCTCCACCGCGGCCGTGAACGACGGCACCTGGCATCACGTGGTGCTGTCGGGCCGCAAGGACACCCAGACCCTGTTCCTGGACGGCGCCCAGATCGGCACCCTGTCCGGCGAGATCAAGCACGGTGATCAGTGGGAGACCCGGATCGGGTCTGGCTACGGCAGTACGGCGTGGCCCTCCACGACCACCTCGACCAAGGTGTTCCCGTTCAACGGCGACATTGATGAGGTCGCGGTGTACGGCAAGGCGCTCGGCACGCCGACGGTGCAACGGCACTACGCCGCACGCAACGCCCAGGCGCAGCTGACCAAGGTCACGATGCCGTCGGGCCGGGTAGACGCGGACAACGCCTACGCTGCTGACGGCGGACGCCTGGTGACCCATGTCGATGCCAACGGCGGCAAGTGGACATTGTCCGAGCGGGTTTATGCCAAGCAGACCACCATCTCCACCTTCGCCACCGTGACGGTGACGGATCCGCACAACCGCGTCGTCACGTATGTCAGCGATGCGCAGCGCGGCAACCGGCCAGTATCGGAGACCGACCAGGTGGGGGCGACCACGAAGTGGGCCTACGACGTCGGCGGATATCCGGCCAAGGTGTTCGACGCCAATAACAACGTGGTCGAGCTGGCCTACAACGCGCGCGGGAACCTGCTGTCGAAGAAGACTTGTCGTACGGCTGGCGCCAACTGTTCGACGGAGCACTACAGCTACTTCATCGACGCCGACAAGCCGTTCGATCCACGTAATGATGTGAAGATTGCTGAGCGTGACGGGCGGTCGGCTTCGGCGACGGACGAGACGTATATGACCTCTTGGGCGTACAACGCTTTCGGTGAGGAGATCAAGGCCACCACCCCGGCGACAGAGGACTTCCCGGTCGGCCGTACCGCGACCAAGACCTACACCGACGGCACGGAAGCGGCGGCCAATGGCGGCACCATGCCCGCCGGTTTGGTGAAGTCGGCCAAGGACTACAAGGGCAACGAGACCGTCTACGCCTACACCGCCGCGGGTGATCTCGCGGCCGAGACCACCCCGTCGGGGCTGGTGAAGAGGTACGCTCACGACGCGATCGGCCGGGTGATCTCCACCACCGAGATCTCCACGGCGCACCCGGAGGGCGTCACCACCGCGGTCACCTATGACGGCCTGGGCAGGGTGCTGACCAAGACCGGGCCGGGCGTGAAGAACGAGGTCACCGGCAAGACGCACACGTTGCGCTGGTCTGCCACCTACGACGCCGACGGCCTGGTATTGACCGAGACCAGCGAGGATCTGACCGGCGGCGATGAGGCCCGCACCACGACCTACACCTACGACACCTACGGTCGGCAGGAGACGGTCACTGGCCCGGGGGGCGGGATACAGCGCTTCGCCTACGACCACAAGGGTCAGAAGGTCAGCTCCACCGACGCGCGCGGAACGACGTTGCACTACACCTACACGCCGCGCGGCGAGCTGGCCACCACGGTGCTGAAGGGGTGGACCGGCAGCCCGGTCGACCCCCAACCCGCGGCGGACGTGGTGATGGAGTCCAAGGCCTACGACCCGGCGGGCCGACTGGCGTCCACGACTGATGCGATGGGTCGTACGACCGCCTACACCTACTACACCGACAACCTGCCGTTCGAGGCCATCGCCAAGGGCGCCAAACTGAACGGCTCCACCACTGGCCGGGATGTCGTGCTGGACTCGAGGGTGTATGACGCCGCCGGTCAGCTCACCCGGCAAACCGCCAGTGGCGGCACGCTGCGTATCGACGCCGTCTACGACGCGGCGGGACGCATCAGTTCGCGGGTGGTCGACCCCGACGTGCTGGCTCGCAAGTCGGCCTTCGCCTATGACGCCAACGGCAACGTGATCAGGGCGACGCAGACCGGAGCGGGAACCAGCCGCAGTGAGGTAACCGAGTACGCCTACGATGCGCTGAACAAGCCGATTCGGCAGACGGTGCGCAACGATGGCGCGGACCTGGTCACCACGTTGACGACTGATGATCGTGGCCTGGTGGTTGGCATGACAGATCCGCGCGGCAACGGGGGCGGGGCCAACGCGGCAGACTTCACCACGCACGTGTCCTACAACGCGCTCGGGCTGCCGGTCCGGATGCAATTGCCGGCCGTACAGGTGGAACGGAATGGCGGGGCCCCGGCAAGTGAGAGACCCACCTCGAAGATCGGCTACAACACTTTTGGTGAGCGCACCCACCAGATCGATCCGGAGGGCCGCACCACCACAGCCACTTACGACCGAGCGGGCCGCGTCACGGCGCAGACCCTCCCGTCCTACACGCCGCCAGGCGGGCAACTGATCACCCCGACCGCGACCGCTGAATACGACACGGCCGGTCAGCTGATCAAGGCCACCAGCTCGCGCGGGAAGACCACCACCGCCACCTACGACGCTTTGGGCCGCAAGGTGCAGGTGATCGACCCGCCCGCCGCTGGTGCGGCGGCCGGAACGTGGACGTTCGGCTACGACCTGCTCGGCGAGGCGCTGTGGACGGTGGACCCGACCGGAGCCCGGTCGGAATCGACCTACGATGACCTCGGTCGGCAGATCACGCTGAGCACGATCGAGCGCAAGCCCACACCGGGCATCTACGTCACCAAGCTGGAATACGACGATGCCGGCCGGCTGATCAAGACCACCCGCCCCACCGGCGACTCGTCCACGCGGGCCTATGACGCGACTGGAGGGCTGGCCAAGCACACCGACGCGCTCGGCAACGCCACCACCTTCGGCTACGACCTGGCCGGACGCGCCACCACGACCACCAACGCACTCGGGCTCACCTCCCAGGCCCTTTACGACCTGGCCGGCCGCAAGATCGAGACCCGCGAACTGGACGCCAACGGCACGGTGCTGCGTACCCGGAAGATCGGTTACGACCTGGCTGGCAACCCGATCAGCAACACCTCAGGTGAGGGGCACACCGTCACCCGCTCCTTCGACGCGGCCAACCGCATGACCCACCTGGTTGAGCCAGTCTCCGCGACAGAGCAGATTACCAGCACCTTCGGCTACGACGCCGCCGGCGCGCAGACCCGGGGGACCAACGGGCGCGGGCACTCCACCTACACCGCCTACAACAGCCTCGGCCTCGTGGAGACGGTGATCGAGCCGGCCACCGCGCAGCACCCGGATCTGAAGGACCGCACCTGGACCGCCACCTACGACGCGGGCGGCAACCCGACTGTCACCCTGGCCCCCGGCGGGGTGCGCGTCGAGCGCACCTTCGACGAGCTCAACCGGCTCATCAAGCAGACGGGGACCGGCGCTGAGGCCGAGACCGAGGCCAAGACGTTTGGCTACGACCAGGCCGGACGCCTGATCACCGCGAATGATCTGACCTTCACCCTCAACGACCGCGGCCAGTTGCTTAAGTCCAGCAGCGCCGTCGCTGGCGATCTTAACGTGTACGCCTACGATGCCAACAGCCGACTCGTGCAGCGCGTCGACGGCACTGGTACCTCCACCTTTACGTGGGACAACGGCGACCGGCTCACCCAATCGGTGGACCCAGTCTCCGGAACCACCATTGACTACAGCTACGACAAGGCCAACCGCCTGACCGGCATGGCCTACGGCGCGGGCGGTGCCCGCCGCACCTACAGCTATGACGATTTGAACCGGCTCACCAAGGACACGCTGACCACGTCAGCTGCGGCACCAATCGCGTCCATCGAGTACGGCTACGACCTGGACGACAACATGACGTCCAAGACCACCGCCGGAACCGCTGGTGGCGGGAAGAACACCTATACCTATGACTGGGCCAACCGGCTCACCTCCTGGACGGGGCCCGACAGGGTCAAGACCGATTACGGCTGGGACGCAGCCGGCAACCGGATCAAGGCGGGCGACAAGACTTATGCCTACGACGAACGCAACAGGCTGACCGCGGGCGATGGGCGTACCTACATCTACACCGCTCGCGGGACCCTTGCCGAAGAAGGCGGCGGCATGGTCCGCATTACCAAGTTCGACGCCTTCGAACGCATGGTCAGTGACGACAGCGTGCAGTATGACTATGACGCCCTCGACCGGGTCGAAACCCGCACTCAAAGCGGCAAGACCCAGCGCATGACCTACGACGGCACCACCAACAACCTCGTCACCGTCACCGACGGCGCCACAGGTACCAAGACCGCAATGTTCGGCCGGGACGCCCTCGGCCGCACCCTCGGCCTGTCGGACGGCGCCGGCGCCCAGCTCGCGTTCTGTGACCTGCGCGGCGACCTCATCGGAGCCTTTACCGCCACCGGCACCTCACTAATCGACTCGGTCGCCTACAACCCCTTCGGGGAGGTCATCACGCGCACCGGAGCAGCCCACACCCTCGGATACCAGGGCGGCTACACCGACCCCAGCACCGGCAAGATCAACATGGCCGCTCGCTGGTACCAGCCCACCACCGGCAGCTTCATCAGCCGCGACACCCTCACCCAAAACCCCGACCCCTCCGTCCAAATCAATCGCTACACCTACACCAACGACAATCCCCTCACCAATATCGACCCTGACGGCCACAAGAAGCAGACAGCAAAGAAAGTGACATGTCCTGCAGGCTCGAAGAAGGGTAAGGGTCTTATATGTGCCGATGCGGTAGTTGAATATAACGATTGCCGTGATGCGGGCAACAAGAAAAAGCACTGTCAGGACATGAAGGTTGACTACGTCGAATGTCGCAATGAGAAGAAGACGGGGAAAGTCCTGTGCTCTGAGTATGCCGACAATTATATTGACTGCCGCATCGGCAGTAACGGTAATCATCCTGCGACACCGCGGAGTCACGGCACCTGCTCAGGCGCCAACAGGGAACAACGTCGATGCTCCCTGGAACGGGACCGCAACAGTGGATACGGCGCCAGCAACAGCGACTGTGAGATCGCTCGAAATGACTACATCTCGTGCAGGGGTGACAAGAAGAATCGCGATGATCACAAGATATGTAGCGAATATGCTGAGCTGAACAACAAATGCAGAAAGCATGACGCCAGTATTTGCGGTGACAACCTGAACAACATGCTTAAGTGCTACGCGAGAGGGCTGTCGGAAAACGAATGTGCCTTCGGTGCGAACGTTAACTATCACTGTCGGGGAAGTGTAAAAGCTGGCGACCTTAATAATGCAAGCATTTGTGAAGCGACATGGAATACGTTCCTTGAAGAATGTGTGGGTATATCAGGACTTGAGAAGTCCGGCTGCACGAAGGGCAGGGATTGGCAGGATGTGTCTTACACTATCTGTGAGAAGCCGGCAAATAATTACAACTGCGTCGGCTATATTAGCGGTAAGGATGCAGCTGCCATTCTGGAGAACAAAGAGAACGTAGACCTCCTTGTTTTCGCGGCTGGCATGGATCTCTGTGCAGCAGTGCTAGGCCCCGGACAGCCCTACATTGGCGGTATCTGTGGGGCGGCTAAAGTCCTTGCCGATTCGGTCGCCAAGGTAATCGACCAGATCAAGAAGGATGCCATTGCCGAGGCTCTGGCCGGCAGTGCTAAGCACGGTGAGGCGGGAGGGATTCAGCTCGTCATGAATATGAGTATTTGCACCCCGGTTGCGTATGAAGCGGCAGTGGAATCTCATTGCGATCCAAAATCCCCATACGCCAAGAAAACGACATACAAGCCCCTATGA
- a CDS encoding trypsin-like serine peptidase, translated as MKRILIPAGGAIMATGLLAAGLAGSAQADPTTAADPMATSAANAKAIAEFWADNNGAALKAATESNVWDKGDVAKLQSKGGYSSDTKPGSTAPIGQEKKTTAKVQNVNMPKTIGKVFFINSKGEKKWCSATSIQSKYRNLVATAGHCVYDTANNTDVMSKWVFVPGYYQGKSPWGIYVGKQAFTHYDFDVYEDYDRDYAFVTVYNGVKLGPGKATKVTINEYKAAQAKGQVTDVKATEVSKDEYESAIKDPNKYPYYDTKPGTDPKIVGPDYPGAVVDKKEVTKEAYEAAKAKGTGRGQGFIYGDPIVENVDKATWTKYEGPGEKGDGPDKFGNYYITHYYVQQWFVPGTSTKYYRVDYYVIEEFAKDAGRLGDNVGGQGFAWNQPTGKYVRVFGYPAAPHPDGNKNYTGITPKWCYGKTSSKLQGSAAKKIEEHLALKCAMTEGADGGPWLYKYSNTKRLGYLNGVTSTFNDQDGNGRVDYISSPYFDGETNTVYKAAANVWSGKIV; from the coding sequence TTGAAGCGCATCCTCATCCCCGCCGGTGGCGCCATCATGGCTACCGGTCTTCTGGCTGCCGGTCTGGCCGGCTCCGCCCAGGCTGACCCGACGACCGCCGCCGACCCGATGGCGACGAGCGCGGCCAACGCCAAGGCCATCGCCGAGTTCTGGGCGGACAACAATGGTGCTGCCCTTAAGGCCGCGACCGAGTCCAACGTCTGGGACAAGGGCGACGTCGCCAAGCTGCAGAGCAAGGGTGGCTACAGCTCGGACACCAAGCCGGGCTCGACCGCCCCGATCGGGCAGGAGAAGAAGACCACCGCCAAGGTCCAGAACGTCAACATGCCGAAGACCATCGGCAAGGTCTTCTTCATCAACAGCAAGGGCGAGAAGAAGTGGTGCTCCGCCACTTCGATCCAGTCGAAGTACCGCAACCTGGTCGCCACGGCCGGCCACTGCGTGTACGACACCGCCAACAACACCGACGTCATGTCCAAGTGGGTCTTCGTCCCCGGCTACTACCAGGGCAAGTCCCCGTGGGGCATCTACGTCGGCAAGCAGGCCTTCACGCACTACGACTTCGACGTGTACGAGGACTACGACCGCGACTACGCGTTCGTGACCGTGTACAACGGCGTCAAGCTCGGTCCGGGCAAGGCCACCAAGGTGACCATCAACGAGTACAAGGCCGCTCAGGCCAAGGGCCAGGTCACCGATGTCAAGGCGACCGAGGTCAGCAAGGACGAGTACGAGTCGGCCATCAAGGACCCGAACAAGTACCCGTACTACGACACCAAGCCCGGGACCGACCCGAAGATCGTGGGTCCGGACTACCCCGGCGCCGTCGTCGACAAGAAGGAAGTCACCAAGGAGGCCTACGAGGCCGCCAAGGCCAAGGGCACCGGCAGGGGCCAGGGCTTCATCTATGGTGACCCGATCGTCGAGAACGTGGACAAGGCCACCTGGACGAAGTACGAGGGCCCGGGCGAGAAGGGCGACGGCCCGGACAAGTTCGGGAACTACTACATCACGCACTACTACGTCCAGCAGTGGTTCGTCCCCGGCACGAGCACCAAGTACTACCGTGTCGACTACTACGTGATCGAGGAATTCGCCAAGGACGCGGGTCGCCTCGGTGACAACGTCGGCGGGCAGGGCTTCGCCTGGAACCAGCCCACCGGCAAGTACGTCCGCGTGTTCGGCTACCCGGCTGCCCCGCACCCCGACGGCAACAAGAACTACACCGGTATCACGCCGAAGTGGTGCTACGGCAAGACCTCCTCGAAGCTGCAGGGTTCCGCGGCCAAGAAGATCGAGGAGCACCTCGCCCTCAAGTGCGCCATGACCGAGGGCGCCGACGGTGGCCCGTGGCTGTACAAGTACAGCAACACCAAGCGTCTGGGCTACCTCAACGGTGTCACCAGCACCTTCAACGACCAGGACGGCAACGGCCGCGTGGACTACATCTCCTCGCCGTACTTCGACGGTGAGACGAACACGGTCTACAAGGCTGCGGCCAACGTCTGGTCCGGCAAGATTGTCTGA